In a genomic window of Gloeocapsopsis dulcis:
- the rpmG gene encoding 50S ribosomal protein L33 gives MAKSKGVRITVTIECTECRTNPDKRSPGVSRYTTMKNRRNTTARLELKKFCPNCNRHTVHKEIK, from the coding sequence ATGGCTAAAAGTAAGGGTGTCCGGATCACCGTGACAATAGAATGTACTGAATGTCGCACCAACCCAGACAAGCGATCGCCTGGAGTGTCGCGTTACACCACAATGAAAAATCGGCGTAACACAACTGCAAGATTAGAACTGAAGAAGTTTTGCCCTAACTGCAACCGCCACACCGTTCATAAGGAAATTAAGTAA
- the glp gene encoding gephyrin-like molybdotransferase Glp — protein MLPANRAEAMILDLVQPLDGKRNGEVVTLLTAIDRILAAPVVSQLDFPHWDNSAMDGYAVRYEDVKTSHAEQPVALEIVEEVRAGQAPQREIKPGQAARIFTGGIMPSGTDTVVMQEHTKREGDRVFVFTAPPEEKAFVRQGASFYQAGTPLLLPGIALQPPELAVLAAAQCTQIKVYRRPQVAILSTGDELITPDQPLQLGQIVDSNQYALAALVAQTGAEPLHLGIFPDKPHILRRAISQAIATADVVLSSGGVSVGDYDYVEQILAELGATIHIRAVAVKPGKPLTFATFPASAASKHKPVLYFGLPGNPVSALVSFWRFVQPALRKLSGLAHSWGPMFVQARSQHDLNSDGQRETYLWGQLHLIDGCYEFHLADGSHSSGNLINLAQTNGLAVMPIGQPAIAKGETIQVLQVGTPLIPLAHSQL, from the coding sequence ATGCTGCCAGCAAACCGAGCAGAGGCAATGATTTTAGATTTGGTGCAACCCCTAGACGGAAAGCGCAATGGTGAGGTTGTAACACTTTTAACAGCAATTGACCGCATCCTGGCAGCACCAGTTGTGAGTCAGTTGGATTTTCCTCATTGGGATAATTCAGCAATGGATGGTTATGCTGTACGTTATGAAGATGTCAAAACCAGTCACGCTGAGCAACCTGTAGCTTTAGAAATTGTAGAAGAAGTCCGCGCCGGGCAAGCACCGCAGCGCGAGATCAAACCAGGACAAGCTGCACGCATTTTCACAGGTGGAATCATGCCCTCAGGAACCGATACTGTGGTGATGCAAGAACACACCAAACGCGAGGGCGATCGCGTCTTTGTTTTCACAGCACCACCAGAAGAAAAAGCCTTTGTCCGCCAGGGGGCATCGTTTTATCAAGCAGGAACGCCACTTTTATTGCCTGGAATTGCGTTACAACCTCCAGAACTGGCAGTGCTAGCAGCAGCACAGTGTACGCAAATTAAAGTTTATCGCCGACCACAAGTGGCAATTTTGTCTACTGGCGACGAATTAATTACTCCCGATCAGCCCTTACAACTTGGTCAAATTGTTGATTCCAATCAATATGCTTTAGCCGCACTTGTCGCACAGACAGGAGCAGAACCTTTGCATTTGGGAATTTTCCCTGATAAACCTCATATTTTAAGAAGAGCAATTTCACAGGCGATCGCCACTGCTGATGTTGTTCTTTCCTCTGGTGGAGTTTCTGTTGGTGATTATGACTACGTAGAGCAAATTTTGGCGGAGTTAGGAGCGACAATTCATATTCGTGCTGTAGCTGTTAAACCAGGTAAACCCTTGACATTTGCCACATTTCCTGCTTCTGCTGCTTCTAAGCATAAACCAGTGTTGTATTTTGGATTACCTGGCAATCCGGTTTCTGCTTTAGTCAGTTTTTGGCGATTTGTACAACCAGCATTACGCAAGCTTTCTGGACTAGCACATAGTTGGGGTCCGATGTTTGTCCAAGCGCGCTCGCAGCACGATCTCAACTCTGATGGTCAGCGCGAAACTTATCTTTGGGGACAATTACACTTAATTGATGGTTGCTACGAGTTTCACTTAGCCGATGGTAGCCACAGTTCAGGAAACTTAATTAACCTAGCCCAAACTAATGGCTTAGCAGTTATGCCAATCGGTCAACCCGCGATCGCTAAAGGTGAAACAATCCAAGTTTTACAAGTCGGTACACCCTTAATTCCGCTAGCCCATAGTCAACTTTAA
- the rpsR gene encoding 30S ribosomal protein S18 — MSYFRRRLSPIKPQDPIDYKDIELLRKFVTERGKILPRRITGLTAKQQRDLTVAIKRARILAMMPFINQEG; from the coding sequence ATGAGTTATTTTCGTCGTCGTCTGTCACCAATTAAACCGCAAGATCCCATAGATTACAAAGATATCGAATTGCTGCGCAAGTTTGTTACCGAGCGAGGCAAAATTCTTCCTCGGAGAATTACAGGACTAACTGCTAAGCAACAACGCGATCTTACAGTGGCAATTAAGCGAGCACGGATTTTAGCGATGATGCCATTTATTAATCAGGAAGGGTAA
- a CDS encoding RDD family protein, whose translation MNTSPDYTRFPRVQMGRRAVAFGIDFLGVWLLSALLSGRPRLSWVQFFVFLLAWCGMRVLLVYCNQGQSFGRWTLDMKVLDVESGTVPDLLTLVKRESIAGSCAMLVAIALSNFLISAGSILLLVPLALECGLALADNTRRQAGHDLIARTIVVSSLRGYSLDIKVKRFLAQVRQHVVK comes from the coding sequence ATGAATACTTCGCCAGACTATACCCGTTTTCCTCGGGTGCAAATGGGAAGACGCGCTGTAGCTTTTGGAATAGATTTTTTGGGAGTTTGGCTACTTAGTGCTTTGTTGAGTGGACGTCCTAGGCTTTCGTGGGTGCAGTTTTTTGTATTTTTATTAGCTTGGTGTGGTATGCGAGTATTGCTCGTGTATTGCAATCAGGGACAAAGCTTTGGTCGCTGGACTTTGGATATGAAAGTACTGGATGTGGAGTCGGGCACAGTTCCAGATCTACTCACCTTAGTGAAGCGCGAAAGCATTGCTGGTTCGTGTGCCATGCTAGTAGCGATCGCCTTGAGCAATTTTTTGATTAGTGCAGGTAGTATATTGTTGCTAGTGCCTTTAGCACTTGAGTGTGGTCTTGCACTAGCAGATAACACGCGACGTCAAGCAGGACACGACTTGATTGCTCGAACTATTGTTGTTAGTTCACTCCGAGGATATTCACTTGATATTAAAGTGAAACGTTTTCTTGCCCAAGTTCGCCAGCATGTTGTAAAATAA
- a CDS encoding GNAT family N-acetyltransferase encodes MQNVWLRPITLEDADAVQRCASDAKLAATCNVPHPYPLNGGQQFAERSIRAREQKQRFPHAIVCNDQFVGVIGINLPDFSNLTAEVDYWLAVPFWGRGIMTQAVGLVVEIAFQELGFRHLFSSCWAENPASCRVLEKNGFRKIQSVLNDGHFGQKFLGQTIHRFRLSYEEWLNRAKAS; translated from the coding sequence GTGCAGAATGTTTGGTTGCGTCCAATTACTTTAGAAGATGCAGATGCAGTTCAACGTTGTGCCTCAGATGCAAAACTTGCTGCGACTTGCAACGTTCCACATCCATATCCATTGAACGGGGGTCAGCAATTTGCTGAACGATCTATTCGTGCTCGTGAACAGAAGCAACGTTTTCCCCATGCAATCGTTTGTAATGACCAATTTGTTGGAGTGATTGGTATCAATTTGCCAGACTTTTCAAACCTTACCGCAGAGGTGGATTACTGGTTAGCTGTTCCGTTCTGGGGGCGCGGCATCATGACTCAAGCAGTCGGTTTAGTTGTTGAGATAGCATTTCAAGAGCTTGGTTTTCGACATTTATTCAGCAGTTGCTGGGCTGAAAATCCTGCTTCATGTCGTGTGTTGGAAAAGAACGGCTTCCGTAAGATTCAGAGTGTGCTCAATGATGGTCATTTTGGGCAGAAGTTTTTAGGTCAAACGATTCATCGATTTAGGTTGTCGTATGAGGAATGGTTGAACCGCGCCAAAGCCAGCTAA
- the glgP gene encoding alpha-glucan family phosphorylase: MTNNGGFTLAQQLSKKLPQALQRLADLAYNYWWSWTIDRVSLFRNIDPEQWENCGHNPVAILESASYERLTQLAEDPFYIKQLQSLVAEFDQYMAQQDTWVSRVAPQTSAEHPIAYFCAEFGIHESLPIYSGGLGILAGDHLKSASDLGVPMVGIGLLYRQGYFRQRLNRSGWQEDYYVDNPFSKMPLELIKNDQGEPLTIELEVRQRCVRVQIWRTQVGRVSLYLLDSDREDNDPIDRWLTGHLYGGNQDTRIAQEVVLGIGGVRALTALGIAPSVYHLNEGHAAFCTLEVARQEMERTGKSFYDVETSVRDRCVFTTHTPVPAGHDVFSGDLMDSYFAHYWMQMKLSREQFMALGARRLGDPWEPFGMTVLALRMCRAANGVSELHGHVSRKMWTILYPDRSEDKVPIGHITNGVHVPTWTAPLITDLYAKYLGEDWKTRVIHPEMWAKVDEIPDEELWWRHQVLKERLIAYTRFNVKKAREQRGEDYEHIQATETLLDPNVLTIGFARRFSPYKRGNLILRDAQRAIKIFGNAERPIQIVFAGKAHPADEEGKRIIQRIMEWCRNNAIQNRVALIEDYDIYIGQKLVQGVDVWLNNPRRPLEASGTSGQKVCFNGGINCSVLDGWWCEGYQTGPDGKGLNGWAIGEDAHTSDQELQDRIDSQSLYQLLEEEIVPLYYDRDADGIPRRWIQMMKASIKTNAPLFNTDRMISDYVSQVYVPEIATSVAPILAKVMV; encoded by the coding sequence ATGACAAATAACGGTGGATTCACCCTTGCGCAACAGCTTAGTAAAAAGTTACCTCAGGCGCTGCAACGATTAGCAGATTTGGCATACAACTATTGGTGGAGTTGGACAATTGACCGAGTTTCCTTATTTCGTAACATTGATCCCGAACAGTGGGAGAACTGCGGACACAACCCCGTAGCTATCTTAGAGTCTGCTTCCTACGAACGCCTTACTCAACTTGCAGAAGATCCTTTTTACATCAAGCAACTGCAATCTTTGGTAGCTGAATTTGACCAATACATGGCACAGCAAGATACCTGGGTCAGTCGGGTTGCACCACAGACTTCAGCAGAACATCCGATCGCTTACTTTTGTGCTGAATTTGGAATTCACGAATCCCTACCCATTTACTCTGGTGGTTTAGGTATTCTCGCTGGAGATCACCTCAAGTCTGCTTCCGATTTAGGAGTACCTATGGTTGGGATCGGCTTGCTGTATCGCCAAGGTTATTTCCGTCAACGCTTAAACCGGAGTGGTTGGCAAGAGGATTACTATGTTGACAATCCTTTTTCTAAAATGCCTTTGGAGTTAATCAAAAACGACCAAGGCGAACCACTTACTATCGAACTAGAAGTTCGCCAGCGTTGCGTCAGAGTCCAAATTTGGCGGACTCAAGTTGGGCGTGTCAGTCTTTACCTGCTAGATAGCGATCGCGAAGACAACGATCCCATCGACCGTTGGTTAACAGGACACCTCTATGGTGGCAATCAAGACACGCGAATTGCCCAAGAAGTCGTTTTAGGAATTGGTGGTGTTCGCGCACTCACAGCATTAGGGATCGCGCCTTCGGTGTATCACCTCAATGAAGGTCATGCGGCATTTTGCACTTTAGAAGTTGCGCGACAAGAAATGGAACGCACAGGTAAATCGTTTTACGATGTCGAAACAAGCGTCCGCGATCGTTGTGTTTTCACAACCCACACCCCAGTTCCTGCAGGTCACGATGTCTTCTCTGGCGACTTAATGGACTCTTACTTTGCCCACTACTGGATGCAAATGAAACTGTCCCGCGAACAATTTATGGCTTTGGGTGCAAGACGACTCGGCGATCCTTGGGAACCTTTCGGCATGACAGTGTTGGCATTGCGGATGTGTCGTGCAGCAAATGGTGTAAGCGAACTCCACGGTCATGTTTCGCGTAAAATGTGGACAATTTTGTATCCCGATCGTTCCGAAGACAAAGTCCCCATTGGTCACATTACAAACGGAGTTCATGTGCCTACTTGGACTGCTCCCCTGATAACAGACTTGTATGCGAAGTATTTGGGTGAAGACTGGAAAACCCGTGTTATTCATCCAGAAATGTGGGCAAAGGTCGATGAAATTCCTGATGAGGAGTTGTGGTGGCGACACCAAGTTCTCAAAGAGAGATTAATCGCGTATACGCGCTTTAATGTCAAAAAAGCACGGGAACAACGCGGTGAAGACTACGAACATATTCAAGCAACAGAAACGCTATTAGATCCAAACGTACTAACTATCGGATTCGCCAGACGCTTTAGTCCTTACAAGCGCGGCAATCTAATTTTGCGCGATGCTCAACGGGCAATCAAAATTTTTGGTAACGCCGAACGTCCAATCCAAATTGTCTTTGCAGGTAAAGCGCACCCTGCAGATGAAGAAGGTAAGCGAATCATTCAACGTATTATGGAGTGGTGTCGTAACAACGCGATTCAAAACCGAGTTGCGTTAATTGAAGACTACGATATTTACATTGGTCAAAAACTCGTACAAGGTGTTGATGTGTGGCTGAATAACCCGCGTCGTCCTTTAGAAGCATCAGGTACAAGCGGGCAAAAAGTTTGTTTCAACGGTGGGATCAATTGTAGTGTCTTAGATGGCTGGTGGTGTGAAGGCTATCAGACTGGACCTGATGGTAAAGGATTGAATGGCTGGGCGATCGGTGAAGATGCACATACAAGCGACCAGGAATTGCAGGATCGGATTGACTCGCAATCACTGTATCAGTTGCTTGAAGAAGAAATCGTCCCGCTGTATTACGATCGCGATGCAGATGGTATTCCTCGGCGGTGGATTCAAATGATGAAAGCATCGATTAAAACCAATGCACCTTTGTTTAACACCGATCGCATGATCTCAGACTACGTATCGCAAGTCTATGTCCCAGAAATTGCTACCAGTGTGGCACCAATTCTTGCCAAGGTTATGGTGTAA
- a CDS encoding aspartyl protease family protein, which produces MRNGERYPFVSSDPTLGEASFRPYLPFTLIHQQVSVTTSGLLDTGASVNVLPYSTGVELGYEWERQTTALSLTGNLAQYEAWVVLAQVVVGQFESVQVVFAWTQATNVPLILGQVNFFMEFDVCFYRSQLEFVVSPKAPVSG; this is translated from the coding sequence ATGCGTAACGGTGAGCGATATCCATTTGTCTCTAGTGATCCGACATTAGGTGAAGCCAGTTTTCGCCCATACTTGCCATTCACCCTGATTCACCAACAAGTTTCTGTCACAACATCTGGTTTGCTAGATACTGGAGCCAGTGTAAACGTACTTCCATATTCGACAGGTGTCGAGCTTGGCTACGAATGGGAACGACAAACAACAGCACTAAGCTTGACAGGAAATTTGGCTCAGTACGAGGCGTGGGTCGTGCTTGCTCAAGTCGTGGTTGGGCAGTTTGAGTCTGTACAAGTGGTATTTGCGTGGACACAAGCTACGAACGTACCACTGATTCTGGGGCAGGTGAATTTTTTTATGGAGTTTGATGTTTGCTTCTACCGTTCACAGTTGGAGTTTGTAGTCAGCCCCAAAGCTCCTGTCTCAGGGTAG
- a CDS encoding S-methyl-5'-thioadenosine phosphorylase: MAQAQIGIIGGSGLYNMDALKDVKEVQISTPFGSPSDAVRLGTLEETRVAFLARHGRNHTLLPSELPFRANIYAMKQLGVEYLISASAVGSLKEEVKPLDMVVPDQFIDRTKNRISTFFGAGIVAHISFGDPVCHQLAGILADAIATLNLPDVTLHRGGTYVCMEGPAFSTKAESHLYRSWGATVIGMTNLPEAKLAREAEIAYATLALVTDYDCWHPDHDSVTVEMVIANLQRNATNAQKVIQETVRRLSQNPPLSEAHSALKYAILTRLDQAPAATKEKLHLLLQKYL; the protein is encoded by the coding sequence ATGGCTCAAGCTCAAATCGGGATTATTGGTGGTAGCGGTCTATATAACATGGATGCGCTTAAAGATGTTAAAGAAGTACAGATATCTACACCCTTTGGTTCGCCTTCAGATGCAGTAAGATTAGGAACTTTAGAGGAAACAAGAGTTGCTTTTTTAGCGCGTCACGGTCGCAATCATACTTTGCTGCCATCGGAACTACCTTTTCGTGCAAATATCTATGCGATGAAGCAGCTGGGAGTCGAGTACTTAATTTCTGCTTCTGCTGTTGGTTCGCTTAAAGAAGAAGTCAAGCCTCTTGATATGGTAGTACCGGATCAATTTATTGATCGGACAAAGAACCGAATTTCGACATTTTTTGGCGCAGGAATTGTGGCGCATATTTCTTTTGGCGACCCAGTTTGTCATCAGCTTGCAGGAATTTTGGCAGATGCGATCGCTACTCTCAACTTACCTGATGTAACCTTACATCGTGGCGGAACTTATGTGTGTATGGAAGGTCCGGCATTTTCTACCAAAGCCGAATCGCATCTTTACCGTAGCTGGGGTGCTACTGTCATTGGGATGACAAATTTACCTGAAGCAAAATTAGCACGCGAAGCAGAAATCGCCTACGCGACATTAGCACTCGTGACAGATTACGACTGTTGGCATCCAGACCATGACAGCGTTACGGTGGAAATGGTGATTGCTAACTTGCAACGCAATGCAACGAATGCCCAAAAAGTCATTCAAGAAACTGTAAGGCGCTTGAGTCAGAATCCACCGTTATCAGAAGCGCACTCAGCATTAAAATATGCAATTTTGACTCGACTCGATCAAGCACCTGCAGCGACAAAAGAGAAATTACATTTGTTATTGCAGAAGTATTTGTAA
- a CDS encoding LuxR C-terminal-related transcriptional regulator → MDYSLHRLFQAIATAPTEQTLRFRFMDSISEYFGVQRWGIYLLDTEDSLASVDVKGVPDAFIERYQQVGKSVDLVLWYVMRYHAPAHEELVLPKGTWKQSQLYKRCCAAYDHEHIMTGPIIGQGQLIGTVNFARTSNTPAFSQLDLASLGAVCTHFSARLAELRHQLSVVPNPLFKRLTPREVQIANLVAKGLTNAEIGAELWITQNSVKQALKRMFRKLEVSARTEMVARLRDMLPP, encoded by the coding sequence ATGGATTATTCTCTTCACCGTTTATTTCAGGCGATCGCTACTGCACCAACTGAACAGACATTACGATTCAGGTTCATGGATAGCATCAGCGAATACTTTGGGGTGCAACGTTGGGGAATTTATCTTTTAGACACGGAAGATAGCTTAGCCAGCGTTGATGTCAAGGGAGTTCCAGATGCGTTCATTGAGCGATATCAACAAGTAGGCAAATCTGTTGATCTAGTCCTGTGGTATGTTATGCGGTATCATGCTCCAGCCCACGAAGAGTTAGTTTTGCCAAAAGGAACTTGGAAACAGAGCCAGTTGTACAAAAGGTGCTGCGCTGCATATGATCATGAGCATATTATGACTGGACCCATCATTGGGCAAGGTCAGTTGATCGGCACAGTGAACTTTGCTCGTACTAGTAATACACCCGCATTCAGTCAACTTGATTTGGCTAGTTTAGGCGCGGTTTGTACGCATTTTTCCGCACGTCTTGCTGAGTTGCGACACCAACTATCAGTGGTTCCAAACCCACTTTTTAAGCGCCTCACCCCTAGAGAAGTTCAAATTGCTAATCTTGTTGCTAAAGGATTAACTAATGCAGAGATTGGCGCAGAGTTATGGATCACTCAGAATTCTGTCAAACAAGCCTTAAAGCGTATGTTTCGGAAATTAGAAGTTTCTGCTCGGACAGAAATGGTAGCGAGATTGCGTGATATGCTCCCACCATGA
- a CDS encoding GNAT family N-acetyltransferase — MLPEYRGKGIGTTLLMHLLQAASVEYKSVSLSVSLDNPALRLYERIGFQRLDASDTSITMFKSLRA; from the coding sequence GTGCTGCCGGAGTACAGAGGCAAAGGAATCGGAACTACTCTACTCATGCATCTTCTTCAAGCAGCGAGTGTTGAGTACAAATCAGTTTCTCTCAGCGTATCCTTAGATAACCCAGCTTTGCGATTATATGAACGCATAGGATTTCAACGGTTGGATGCCAGCGACACATCTATTACCATGTTTAAAAGCTTGAGAGCGTGA
- a CDS encoding Tab2/Atab2 family RNA-binding protein, which yields MAQIIWQADFYRRPLRDAGGQALWELLVCDSTRTVEFVALCPQSQANAHWLVEQLQLVADKMPDTIQIFRPQSLSLLTTAGEQLGTTVEATRRTYALKQWLQERSPLYRSMNNYTGEAYDLLTIEKPPPTPLPEKLWGEQWRFAALSAKDVEAAFQERPIPILDMPPALMPLQLGLASNISVPGVIIYGGRQSMRLTRWIQQTSPIALNYIGGAPDGLVLEADLADRWIVATFEDREVSASAQIYEQRKQQSKGLHFLLVQPDNSDVTFSGFWLLRQD from the coding sequence ATGGCTCAAATCATTTGGCAAGCTGATTTTTATCGCCGTCCGTTGCGGGATGCAGGTGGACAAGCTTTGTGGGAGTTACTCGTTTGTGACTCGACTCGCACAGTTGAATTTGTCGCCCTGTGTCCCCAATCGCAAGCTAACGCCCATTGGCTCGTGGAACAATTGCAGCTTGTTGCGGATAAAATGCCAGATACAATCCAGATTTTTCGTCCGCAGTCACTGAGTCTGCTTACCACTGCAGGAGAACAATTAGGAACCACGGTAGAAGCAACTCGCCGAACTTATGCTTTAAAGCAATGGCTGCAAGAGCGATCGCCCCTCTACCGCAGCATGAATAATTACACAGGAGAAGCCTACGATCTCTTAACAATTGAAAAACCACCACCAACACCACTACCCGAAAAACTGTGGGGCGAACAGTGGCGTTTTGCCGCACTTAGCGCCAAGGATGTAGAAGCAGCGTTTCAAGAACGTCCTATCCCAATTCTGGATATGCCGCCAGCACTAATGCCGTTACAGTTAGGATTGGCTTCTAATATCAGTGTTCCAGGTGTCATCATTTACGGGGGACGGCAATCAATGCGGTTGACTCGTTGGATACAGCAGACAAGTCCTATAGCACTAAACTACATAGGTGGTGCTCCTGATGGATTAGTGTTAGAAGCAGATTTAGCAGATCGCTGGATTGTGGCAACGTTTGAAGATCGAGAAGTTTCTGCATCTGCTCAAATTTATGAACAGCGCAAGCAGCAAAGCAAAGGATTGCATTTTTTACTCGTGCAACCTGATAATTCTGATGTAACGTTTAGTGGTTTTTGGCTGCTACGCCAAGATTAA
- a CDS encoding DUF5677 domain-containing protein: MTSEKNVSSLSDHKLHRRQGRVISPINDSLGDQLRLSSWAKERMPEYLWLGLILMEYRREEGFQKAGAILNNISTQIQNLSKPKLSQILELPYDEQASVFQIILEQVEPFVLSPLTVLYRARDYPQFNEAFNVPEINFEVRLKQLTNAIEIYSPHQSNEATDLRFLTLELHIFAGRIHISKDAPNALEALSIYPYTSHDDERMKMYRPTIRAMEGSFGENEDGEFTSEFWKKIGMITRCNPTRIMHDENTFNYQPFIEQYRKVLEYVTNSYKTESLLDDRFDVIIGSITYALRLFSEIYDNNLGNGILGRYAIRTIIEILIILKYLLKRENDHPKIWEEYKLYGISKYKLVLLKARENELEESAHFVPPLVDMLVNEIKWEEFIDVDLKYFDKQGIREKSIEVGEKYLFDLFYDYDSSFAHGLWGAIRETSMLKCNNASHQYHIVPDIFGVQNLPDVKADCRSIMMRLLDLLKQNYEIPETLMILD, encoded by the coding sequence ATGACAAGCGAAAAGAACGTCAGCAGTCTCAGCGACCATAAACTGCATCGCCGACAAGGAAGAGTAATCAGTCCTATAAATGATAGTCTTGGCGATCAATTGAGATTGAGTTCATGGGCGAAAGAACGGATGCCAGAGTATTTGTGGTTAGGCTTAATTCTTATGGAGTATAGGAGAGAAGAGGGATTTCAAAAAGCAGGAGCAATCCTAAATAATATTTCCACACAAATTCAAAATTTATCAAAGCCTAAATTGTCACAAATACTTGAGTTGCCTTATGACGAACAAGCATCTGTTTTTCAAATCATTTTGGAGCAAGTAGAGCCTTTTGTCTTATCTCCTTTAACAGTTTTATATCGAGCTAGGGACTATCCACAGTTTAATGAAGCCTTCAATGTTCCAGAAATCAATTTTGAAGTAAGACTAAAGCAACTCACTAATGCTATTGAGATTTATTCCCCTCATCAATCTAATGAAGCTACAGATTTACGCTTTTTAACGCTGGAACTTCATATTTTTGCTGGAAGAATTCATATATCAAAAGATGCCCCAAATGCACTTGAAGCACTTTCAATCTATCCCTACACTAGTCATGATGATGAAAGGATGAAAATGTATCGGCCAACCATTAGGGCTATGGAAGGTTCATTCGGAGAGAATGAGGATGGCGAATTCACCTCGGAGTTTTGGAAAAAGATTGGAATGATTACGCGATGTAACCCTACACGAATTATGCATGATGAAAATACATTTAACTATCAACCATTTATTGAACAATACCGGAAAGTATTAGAATACGTCACTAATTCTTATAAAACAGAGTCGCTTCTAGATGACAGGTTTGACGTTATTATTGGTTCAATAACTTATGCGCTGAGGTTGTTCTCTGAAATCTATGATAATAATTTAGGAAACGGAATTCTAGGGCGATATGCAATAAGAACGATCATTGAGATTTTAATTATCCTGAAGTATTTATTGAAACGGGAAAACGACCATCCAAAAATATGGGAAGAGTACAAGTTGTATGGAATCAGCAAGTATAAGCTTGTTTTATTGAAGGCTAGGGAAAATGAACTAGAAGAATCAGCTCATTTTGTTCCACCATTAGTGGATATGTTAGTGAATGAGATCAAATGGGAAGAGTTTATCGACGTTGATTTAAAGTATTTCGACAAACAGGGGATCAGAGAAAAGAGTATAGAAGTCGGAGAAAAATATCTTTTCGACCTATTCTACGATTATGATTCAAGTTTTGCTCATGGTTTGTGGGGAGCGATTAGAGAAACATCAATGCTCAAATGTAATAATGCAAGCCATCAGTACCATATTGTTCCAGACATATTTGGCGTTCAGAACTTGCCTGACGTGAAGGCAGATTGTCGCAGCATTATGATGAGGTTGCTTGACTTGCTAAAACAAAACTATGAAATTCCAGAAACATTAATGATATTGGATTAG
- a CDS encoding DJ-1/PfpI family protein, translating into MTQLQIGFLIYPGVIQLDVMGAYQVLVFPPNTQVHLIWKTLTPIVSNEGLTFVPTVTFADCPPLDVICVPGGGIGQVAVMKDAEILSFLQQQSISAQYVTSVCTGSMILAAAGLLQGYKATCHWAFRDQLAMLGVEVIPQRVVIDRNRVTGAGVTSGIDFGLTLLGLLCGEQVAKMAQLMMEYTPEPPFNAGKPETVGKEIVRPFMQFGKPLLDAFLAQTRETAAQLKLETDF; encoded by the coding sequence ATGACTCAACTACAAATCGGCTTTCTAATTTATCCAGGTGTTATTCAACTCGACGTGATGGGAGCATATCAGGTTCTAGTATTTCCACCTAATACACAAGTGCATTTGATCTGGAAAACACTAACCCCGATTGTCAGTAATGAAGGATTGACCTTTGTTCCAACCGTAACGTTTGCCGATTGTCCACCTCTAGATGTAATTTGTGTTCCTGGCGGTGGTATTGGACAAGTCGCAGTTATGAAAGATGCTGAAATCTTGTCCTTCCTGCAACAACAGTCTATATCCGCTCAATACGTGACTAGCGTATGTACAGGTTCAATGATCTTGGCGGCAGCTGGTTTACTGCAAGGTTACAAAGCAACCTGTCATTGGGCATTTCGAGATCAACTGGCAATGCTGGGAGTTGAAGTTATTCCTCAACGGGTGGTAATTGATCGCAATCGAGTAACGGGGGCTGGTGTCACATCGGGGATTGATTTTGGCTTAACGCTATTGGGATTGCTTTGTGGTGAACAGGTAGCAAAGATGGCTCAATTGATGATGGAATACACACCTGAACCACCTTTCAATGCAGGCAAACCAGAAACAGTAGGCAAGGAAATCGTGCGACCATTTATGCAGTTTGGTAAACCGCTTCTCGATGCATTTCTAGCCCAAACAAGAGAAACGGCGGCTCAATTAAAACTAGAAACCGATTTTTAA